In Rhodobacter sp. 24-YEA-8, the following are encoded in one genomic region:
- a CDS encoding DMT family transporter, giving the protein MWNRQADRPVAGIIWMLISGIAMVGVNGAVKYVGTSLPATQSAFLRFAVGLVFFLPMLPAILRAGYPARVWQLFGYRGIFHVGAVILWFYAMARIPVAEVSAIGFLNPVIVLIVGGLLLGEGLSLRRILVALVAFAGALIVLRPGLREIAMGHWAQLGAAFLFAGGYVIAKRLSALAPAGVIVAMMTYTSAIGLLPLALIDWQPVALWQIAALALGAGFATLGHYAMTRAFAAAPLAVTQPVSFLQIIWAALMGAVFFHEGIDPFVILGGAVIIGAISFNIRAEAHARRVIRAADGAGTSGPAT; this is encoded by the coding sequence ATGTGGAACAGACAGGCCGACCGCCCGGTTGCGGGGATCATCTGGATGCTGATTTCGGGCATTGCCATGGTTGGCGTGAACGGAGCAGTGAAATATGTCGGCACCTCGCTGCCGGCGACGCAATCGGCCTTTCTGCGCTTTGCCGTCGGGCTGGTGTTCTTCCTGCCGATGCTGCCCGCAATCCTGCGCGCGGGCTATCCGGCACGGGTCTGGCAGCTGTTCGGCTATCGCGGCATCTTCCATGTCGGCGCGGTGATCCTGTGGTTCTATGCCATGGCGAGGATCCCCGTGGCCGAAGTTTCAGCCATCGGCTTTCTCAACCCGGTGATCGTGCTGATCGTTGGCGGGCTGCTGCTGGGCGAGGGGCTGAGCCTGCGGCGCATCCTTGTGGCGCTGGTTGCCTTTGCGGGGGCGCTGATCGTGCTGCGCCCCGGGCTGCGCGAGATTGCTATGGGTCATTGGGCGCAGCTGGGGGCGGCATTCCTGTTCGCGGGCGGCTATGTCATTGCGAAACGGCTGAGCGCGCTTGCCCCGGCGGGGGTTATTGTGGCGATGATGACCTATACATCGGCGATCGGGCTCCTGCCGCTGGCGCTGATTGACTGGCAGCCGGTCGCGCTGTGGCAGATCGCGGCGCTGGCGCTTGGGGCGGGGTTTGCGACGCTGGGGCATTATGCGATGACGCGGGCCTTTGCCGCGGCGCCGCTGGCGGTGACGCAACCGGTCAGCTTTCTGCAGATCATCTGGGCGGCGCTGATGGGGGCGGTCTTTTTCCATGAGGGGATCGACCCGTTTGTGATCCTGGGCGGTGCGGTGATCATCGGGGCGATCAGCTTCAACATCCGCGCCGAGGCCCATGCGCGCCGGGTGATCCGGGCGGCCGATGGTGCCGGCACCAGCGGCCCCGCGACCTGA
- a CDS encoding LysE/ArgO family amino acid transporter, which produces MFEALISGYFTALSLILAIGAQNAFVLRQGLRQEYVGLVVAICAISDALLITLGVVGFGAMSRAAPWALPVMKWGGVAFLVVYGALRFRAAMQGGEALVPSAAARVSRGKVVTTILLLTWANPHVYLDTVLLLGSVSAQHDGHRLAFGIAAAAGSFSFFSALGFGARFLAPVFAEPRAWVLLEISVGLVMWAIALSLAFS; this is translated from the coding sequence ATGTTCGAGGCGCTGATATCAGGCTATTTCACGGCGCTGAGCCTGATCCTCGCCATCGGGGCGCAGAATGCTTTTGTGCTGCGCCAGGGGCTCCGGCAGGAATATGTCGGCCTTGTAGTGGCGATCTGTGCGATCTCGGATGCGCTGCTGATCACATTGGGTGTGGTCGGTTTCGGCGCGATGAGCCGCGCCGCACCCTGGGCGCTGCCGGTGATGAAATGGGGAGGTGTGGCCTTTCTGGTGGTTTATGGCGCACTGAGATTTCGCGCCGCGATGCAGGGCGGCGAGGCTCTGGTGCCCTCGGCAGCGGCCAGGGTCTCGCGCGGCAAGGTGGTGACAACGATCCTTTTGCTGACCTGGGCAAATCCGCATGTCTATCTTGATACGGTGCTGCTGCTCGGCTCGGTTTCGGCGCAGCATGACGGTCACCGACTTGCCTTCGGGATCGCGGCGGCGGCGGGATCCTTCAGCTTTTTCTCGGCGCTTGGCTTTGGCGCGCGCTTTCTTGCGCCGGTCTTCGCAGAGCCCCGCGCCTGGGTCTTGCTGGAGATCAGCGTGGGCCTTGTGATGTGGGCCATCGCGCTCTCCCTTGCCTTTTCCTGA
- a CDS encoding LysR family transcriptional regulator ArgP → MLDPGWLAALSAIHRRGAFDLAAAELSVTPPAISQRIRALEERVGMRLIRRGQPCEATPEGLRLIRHFDEISLLERQLARDLPALSSGPAPLRIAVNADSLATWVLPALRACEGDFLFDLVIDDQDVSQDWLRRGEVMAAVTSHPGPLQGCDTVALGSLRYLATASPDFMARWFAGGITAAALARAPSLIYSGKDRLQQTWAARIVGPVTLPCHRIGASQAFVDAALLGLGWAMNPETLARAHINAGRLQEVVADSALDVALYWQFPRLVAPALAPLTRAIRQAAAEVLVPSSAA, encoded by the coding sequence ATGCTCGACCCCGGCTGGCTTGCCGCCCTCTCTGCCATTCACCGGCGCGGCGCTTTTGACCTCGCGGCGGCGGAGCTTTCCGTGACGCCCCCGGCGATCTCGCAACGTATCCGGGCGCTGGAGGAACGGGTCGGCATGCGGCTGATCCGGCGCGGCCAACCCTGCGAGGCGACGCCGGAAGGCCTGCGGCTGATCCGCCATTTCGATGAGATCAGCCTGCTGGAACGGCAACTGGCCAGGGACCTGCCGGCCCTGTCCTCCGGGCCGGCGCCGCTCAGGATAGCCGTCAACGCCGACAGCCTGGCGACCTGGGTACTGCCGGCGCTGCGCGCCTGCGAGGGCGATTTTCTCTTCGATCTCGTAATCGACGACCAGGATGTCAGCCAGGACTGGCTCAGACGCGGCGAGGTGATGGCGGCGGTGACATCCCATCCGGGCCCCCTGCAGGGCTGTGACACGGTGGCGCTCGGGTCGCTGCGCTACCTGGCCACCGCGAGCCCGGATTTCATGGCGCGCTGGTTTGCAGGCGGCATCACGGCAGCGGCGCTCGCCCGCGCGCCCTCGCTGATCTATTCCGGCAAGGACCGGCTGCAACAGACCTGGGCCGCGCGGATTGTCGGGCCGGTGACGCTGCCCTGCCACCGGATCGGCGCGAGCCAGGCCTTTGTCGATGCCGCGCTGCTGGGGCTGGGCTGGGCGATGAACCCGGAAACCCTGGCGCGTGCCCATATCAACGCCGGCAGGTTGCAGGAGGTGGTGGCGGATTCGGCGCTGGATGTGGCGCTTTACTGGCAGTTCCCGCGTCTGGTTGCCCCGGCCCTTGCACCACTGACCCGCGCGATCCGGCAGGCAGCGGCGGAAGTCCTCGTGCCCTCCTCTGCCGCCTGA
- a CDS encoding lysophospholipid acyltransferase family protein gives MGQMVHGDDSFTALPMHPSGGACDDLQNRFPGALPAGPVFTYSHPDQSPLRRRLIRAVERLSGQTRIERLYRDWRTDPGRDAQAPVFAEAMRVLGLRTEYTAGDEGLIPKTGGLLVVANHPFGIADGLAIGDLITRIRPDVKLMVHAALAHAPEAKDLVLPVDFSHGPEARRSSAETRRAASDWLEAGHVLVIFPAGGVSTAPKPLSRRAADPAWHPFVSRLATRPGVRVLPIWFHGQNSRLFQIASHYSYPLRVALIFRETLRRAKKPLRIAIGAPVKLDPGLKSAATGELRRLTFGLAGVKGPKPEEEFVFPSRIKW, from the coding sequence ATGGGGCAGATGGTGCATGGGGATGACAGCTTTACGGCCTTGCCAATGCACCCCTCCGGCGGGGCCTGTGATGATCTGCAAAACAGGTTTCCCGGCGCACTCCCTGCGGGCCCGGTCTTCACCTATTCGCATCCCGATCAAAGCCCGCTGCGCCGCCGGCTGATCCGCGCGGTCGAGCGCCTTTCGGGCCAGACCCGGATCGAGCGCCTCTACCGCGACTGGCGCACCGATCCGGGCCGGGATGCTCAGGCGCCGGTTTTCGCCGAGGCGATGCGTGTCCTGGGCCTGCGCACCGAATATACCGCCGGGGATGAGGGGCTGATCCCGAAAACCGGCGGGCTGCTGGTGGTGGCGAACCATCCTTTCGGCATCGCGGACGGGCTGGCGATCGGCGATCTGATCACCCGGATCCGCCCGGATGTGAAGCTGATGGTTCATGCCGCGCTGGCCCATGCGCCCGAAGCGAAGGACCTCGTGCTGCCTGTCGATTTCAGCCATGGTCCGGAGGCGCGGCGCAGTTCGGCCGAGACGCGCCGCGCGGCGAGCGACTGGCTCGAGGCGGGGCATGTGCTGGTGATCTTCCCGGCGGGGGGCGTCTCGACCGCGCCAAAGCCGCTCTCGCGCCGCGCGGCTGACCCGGCCTGGCATCCTTTCGTCTCGCGCCTTGCGACGCGGCCCGGGGTCCGGGTGCTGCCGATCTGGTTTCATGGTCAGAATTCCCGGCTCTTCCAGATCGCGAGCCATTATTCCTACCCGCTCCGCGTGGCGCTGATCTTCCGCGAGACTTTGAGGCGCGCGAAAAAGCCGTTGCGCATCGCCATCGGCGCGCCGGTCAAACTGGATCCGGGGCTGAAATCGGCAGCCACCGGCGAACTCAGGCGGCTCACCTTCGGCCTGGCAGGGGTGAAGGGGCCAAAGCCCGAGGAAGAGTTCGTCTTCCCGTCGCGTATCAAATGGTAA
- a CDS encoding YebC/PmpR family DNA-binding transcriptional regulator translates to MAGHSKWANIQHRKGKQDGIRSKMFSKLSKEITVAAKMGDADPDKNPRLRLAVKAAKAVSMPKDVIDRAIKKSQMGDAADYTEIRYEGYGAGGIAIIVEALTDNLNRTASNVRSYFTKAGGNMGQTGSVSHSFDRLGEISYPLSAGDADSVMMAAIEAGAEDVETDDESHWIYCKVEDLSSVSDALEATLGESTEAKLVWRPQSRTEVDLDTAQKLMKLVDLLEEDDDVQTVTHNFDVPDDVAAQL, encoded by the coding sequence ATGGCAGGCCATTCGAAATGGGCGAACATCCAGCACCGCAAGGGCAAGCAGGATGGCATCCGCTCAAAAATGTTCTCGAAGCTCTCGAAAGAGATCACCGTCGCCGCGAAGATGGGCGATGCGGATCCTGATAAGAACCCGCGTCTGCGTCTCGCGGTGAAAGCCGCCAAGGCGGTCTCGATGCCGAAAGATGTGATCGACCGCGCCATCAAGAAATCGCAGATGGGCGATGCGGCGGATTATACCGAGATCCGCTATGAAGGCTACGGTGCCGGCGGTATCGCCATCATCGTCGAGGCTCTGACCGACAATCTCAATCGCACCGCCTCGAATGTGCGCAGCTATTTCACCAAGGCGGGCGGCAATATGGGCCAGACCGGGTCGGTCTCGCACAGCTTTGACCGTCTGGGCGAGATCTCTTACCCGCTTTCGGCCGGCGATGCCGATTCGGTGATGATGGCCGCAATCGAGGCCGGCGCCGAAGATGTCGAGACCGATGACGAGAGCCACTGGATCTATTGTAAGGTCGAAGACCTCTCCTCAGTCTCGGACGCGCTGGAGGCCACGCTTGGCGAATCGACCGAGGCCAAACTCGTCTGGCGCCCGCAATCACGCACCGAGGTCGATCTCGACACCGCACAAAAGCTGATGAAGCTGGTGGATCTTCTGGAAGAGGATGACGACGTCCAGACCGTCACCCATAATTTCGATGTGCCCGACGACGTCGCCGCACAGCTCTGA
- a CDS encoding SLC13 family permease — MLWFEISAAAQPWVALTILVVMFGLFVSEIIPVEVTAIAAAAVMMVLGFLPLSEAQSVLSNPAPWTIALMFLVMGGLVRTGAIEQVIHAAEKSVEGNPRLTIIALFSFIAVASAFMNNTPLVAVMIPVVMQLALKMGTAPSKLLIPLSYMTVMAGMMTLIGTSTNLLVDGVAVKAGMAHFTLFEILPLGLAVTVVGAIFLGLFANRLLPVRQSMGMLLTDRRKMKYFTEVAIPEDSPLVGQAPLEVDLFRRNGVRLIDVLRGDASLRRDLAPVRLEPGDRVVLRAELADLMEFDRRREVHLVDKLSSVKTETVEVLIGPGCRMEGQRLGDLRLRRRYGVYVLAAHRRNQNIGRQLDDLIVRVGDTLLLEGAIEDIQRLAADMDLVDITRPREKPYRRAKAPIAVGALAFIVILSAFDVAPIQLLAFLAVAVILVSRCVDSDEAFSFVDGRLLAMIFAMLAVGEGLDRSGAVEMIVNAAAPWLQGLSPFFLILAVYFLGLVLTEFLSNNAVAVIYTPVAIELARNLGIDPRPLVVAVMFSATLAFATPVGYQTNMMVYGPGGYRFSDYMRVGLPLNIILMFLCSALIPVFWPL, encoded by the coding sequence ATGCTCTGGTTTGAAATCTCCGCCGCCGCGCAGCCCTGGGTGGCGCTGACCATCCTTGTCGTGATGTTCGGCCTCTTCGTCTCAGAGATCATCCCGGTCGAGGTCACCGCCATTGCTGCCGCAGCGGTGATGATGGTGCTTGGCTTCCTGCCCCTGTCCGAGGCGCAATCGGTGCTGTCGAACCCGGCGCCCTGGACGATTGCGCTGATGTTTCTGGTGATGGGCGGTCTGGTGCGCACCGGCGCCATCGAGCAGGTGATCCATGCCGCCGAAAAATCGGTCGAGGGCAATCCGCGTCTGACCATCATCGCGCTGTTTTCATTCATCGCGGTGGCCTCGGCTTTCATGAACAACACGCCTCTGGTGGCGGTGATGATCCCCGTGGTCATGCAACTGGCGCTGAAAATGGGCACAGCCCCGTCCAAGCTGTTGATCCCGCTGTCTTATATGACAGTTATGGCGGGGATGATGACGCTGATCGGAACCTCGACCAACCTGCTGGTGGACGGGGTGGCGGTCAAGGCCGGGATGGCGCATTTCACGCTCTTTGAGATCCTGCCTTTGGGGCTTGCGGTGACGGTTGTGGGCGCGATCTTCCTTGGTCTCTTTGCCAACCGGCTTTTGCCTGTGCGCCAGTCGATGGGGATGCTGCTGACCGACCGGCGCAAGATGAAATATTTCACCGAAGTTGCGATCCCGGAAGACAGCCCGCTGGTTGGCCAGGCGCCGCTGGAGGTTGATCTGTTTCGCCGGAACGGCGTGCGGCTGATCGACGTTCTGCGTGGCGACGCCTCACTGCGCCGTGACCTCGCGCCGGTGCGGCTGGAACCCGGAGACCGCGTTGTGCTGCGCGCCGAACTGGCCGATCTGATGGAATTCGACCGCCGCCGCGAGGTGCATCTGGTCGATAAGCTCTCCTCGGTCAAAACCGAGACGGTCGAGGTGCTGATCGGCCCCGGCTGCCGGATGGAGGGGCAGCGTCTGGGCGATCTGCGCCTGCGCCGCCGCTATGGCGTCTATGTGCTGGCCGCGCATCGTCGCAACCAGAATATCGGCCGCCAGCTGGATGATCTGATCGTGCGGGTCGGCGATACCTTGCTGCTGGAAGGCGCGATCGAAGACATCCAGCGCCTTGCCGCGGATATGGACCTCGTCGATATCACCCGCCCGCGTGAAAAGCCCTATCGCCGCGCGAAAGCCCCCATCGCGGTCGGAGCACTTGCTTTCATCGTCATCCTCTCGGCCTTTGATGTGGCGCCGATCCAGCTGTTGGCCTTCCTCGCCGTGGCGGTGATCCTTGTCTCACGCTGCGTCGACAGCGACGAGGCTTTCAGCTTTGTCGATGGGCGGCTGCTTGCGATGATCTTCGCCATGCTGGCGGTGGGCGAGGGGCTGGACCGTTCCGGCGCGGTCGAAATGATCGTCAATGCCGCCGCGCCCTGGCTCCAGGGGCTCTCGCCTTTCTTCCTGATCCTTGCGGTCTATTTTCTCGGCCTCGTGCTGACCGAGTTTCTGTCGAACAACGCGGTCGCGGTGATCTATACCCCCGTCGCCATCGAGCTTGCCAGAAATCTCGGCATTGATCCGCGCCCGCTGGTGGTCGCGGTGATGTTCTCGGCCACGCTCGCCTTCGCCACGCCCGTTGGCTACCAGACCAATATGATGGTCTACGGTCCCGGCGGCTACCGGTTCTCCGATTACATGCGCGTCGGCCTGCCGCTCAACATCATCCTGATGTTCCTTTGCTCTGCCCTGATCCCCGTTTTCTGGCCGCTCTGA
- a CDS encoding TIGR00282 family metallophosphoesterase gives MKLLFLGDVMGRSGRAAITAGLPKMRADWGLDFVVVNGENATGGMGLSADHAKGILAAGADVVTLGDHAFDQKDMAQFLEVEPRVIRPLNYSRIAPGRGARVFDAAGGRKVLVAQVLGRVFMKQPFDDPFSAVDPVLKAHRLGVTVQAAIIDVHAEATSEKMGLGHWCDGQASLVVGTHTHVPTGDAQILKGGTAYLSDAGMCGDYDSVIGMEKLEPMRRFVTGMSKTRFEPAAGEATLSGVYVETDDRTGLATRVVMVRQGGRLQQSGP, from the coding sequence ATGAAACTGCTTTTTCTTGGCGATGTGATGGGGCGCAGCGGGCGGGCGGCAATAACGGCCGGCCTGCCAAAGATGCGCGCGGATTGGGGTCTCGATTTTGTCGTGGTGAACGGCGAGAACGCGACCGGCGGCATGGGGCTTTCGGCTGACCATGCGAAGGGGATCCTGGCGGCGGGGGCCGATGTGGTCACGCTGGGGGATCACGCCTTTGACCAGAAGGATATGGCGCAGTTCCTTGAGGTTGAGCCGCGGGTGATCCGGCCGCTGAACTATTCCAGGATTGCACCAGGACGGGGCGCGCGGGTGTTTGACGCAGCCGGCGGGCGCAAGGTGCTGGTGGCGCAGGTGCTGGGCCGCGTGTTCATGAAGCAACCTTTCGACGATCCGTTTTCCGCCGTGGATCCGGTGCTGAAGGCGCATCGGCTGGGCGTCACGGTCCAGGCGGCGATCATTGATGTCCATGCCGAGGCGACTTCCGAGAAGATGGGGCTCGGGCATTGGTGTGATGGTCAGGCGAGCCTTGTTGTGGGCACCCATACCCATGTGCCCACCGGTGATGCGCAGATCCTGAAGGGCGGCACCGCCTATCTGTCCGATGCCGGGATGTGCGGTGATTACGATTCGGTGATCGGCATGGAAAAGCTGGAGCCGATGCGCCGTTTCGTCACCGGCATGTCGAAGACCCGGTTCGAGCCGGCTGCGGGCGAGGCGACGCTTTCCGGGGTCTATGTCGAGACCGATGACCGGACCGGTCTTGCCACCCGGGTGGTGATGGTCCGTCAGGGCGGCCGCTTGCAGCAATCCGGCCCCTGA